One window from the genome of Spiractinospora alimapuensis encodes:
- the pstS gene encoding phosphate ABC transporter substrate-binding protein PstS, whose translation MRPRFGRSRALGGAALTSVLLAGCGGDAAVPPEDAPPVPDELACSEGTISGAGSSAQELAMQVWIAGYQQECDDATINYDPIGSGGGRSQFIDGAVTFAGTDAALHGEETEEARDRCAGATPVNLPAFAVPIAVVYHVDGIDTGLNLSPETIAGMFNQDITAWDDPAIAADNPDLDLPDTAIQPVSRSDESGTTENFTEYLHAAAGEAWPHDASGQWPIEPVEAGQGNSGVASAVEGGDGMIGYVEVSHAGELDAANVGVGDAFVAPSPEAAGRVVAEATPREGNEEHDLALDLDYGTTAADTYPVVLIAYEVACLAYDDAEEVDLLTGFLSYVVSEEGQRAASAETGSAILPESVRADVRAVVDVITVD comes from the coding sequence GTGCGGCCACGATTCGGGCGATCCCGCGCATTGGGCGGGGCCGCGCTCACCAGCGTCCTGCTCGCCGGCTGCGGAGGCGACGCGGCGGTACCGCCAGAGGACGCGCCCCCCGTCCCCGACGAGCTGGCCTGCTCCGAGGGCACGATCAGCGGAGCGGGTTCCAGCGCGCAGGAGCTCGCGATGCAGGTGTGGATCGCGGGGTACCAGCAGGAGTGCGACGACGCGACCATCAACTACGACCCGATCGGTTCGGGCGGCGGACGCAGCCAATTCATCGACGGCGCCGTCACGTTCGCCGGCACCGACGCCGCGCTGCACGGTGAGGAGACCGAGGAAGCGCGCGACCGCTGCGCGGGCGCCACTCCCGTCAACCTCCCCGCCTTCGCCGTTCCCATCGCGGTCGTCTATCACGTGGACGGCATCGACACGGGGCTGAACCTCTCGCCCGAGACCATCGCCGGGATGTTCAACCAGGACATCACCGCCTGGGACGATCCCGCCATCGCCGCGGACAACCCCGACCTCGACCTCCCCGACACCGCCATCCAGCCGGTGAGCCGCTCCGACGAGTCGGGAACCACCGAGAACTTCACCGAGTACCTCCACGCGGCCGCCGGCGAGGCCTGGCCGCACGACGCCAGCGGCCAGTGGCCGATCGAGCCCGTGGAGGCGGGGCAGGGCAACTCCGGTGTCGCCTCCGCCGTGGAGGGCGGCGACGGCATGATCGGCTACGTGGAGGTCTCCCACGCCGGTGAGCTCGACGCCGCGAACGTCGGTGTGGGTGACGCGTTCGTCGCTCCGTCCCCGGAAGCGGCCGGCCGGGTCGTGGCCGAGGCCACCCCACGTGAGGGCAACGAGGAACACGACCTCGCGCTCGACCTGGACTACGGCACCACCGCCGCGGACACCTACCCCGTCGTGCTCATCGCCTACGAGGTCGCCTGCCTCGCCTACGACGACGCCGAGGAGGTCGACCTGCTCACCGGCTTCCTGTCCTACGTCGTGAGCGAGGAGGGCCAACGCGCCGCCTCGGCCGAGACGGGGTCGGCGATCCTGCCGGAGAGCGTCCGCGCGGACGTGCGGGCGGTCGTCGACGTCATCACCGTCGACTGA